Proteins co-encoded in one Neoarius graeffei isolate fNeoGra1 chromosome 11, fNeoGra1.pri, whole genome shotgun sequence genomic window:
- the LOC132893842 gene encoding polyadenylate-binding protein 1-like 2 — MNTNSVIAALYVGDLHAKVTEPMLIEKFSPAGPIHSIRLCRDRMTGSSLGYAYINFYRRADAERALEMLNFELLMGQPMRLMWSQRDSSLRSSGIGNLFINNLDKSIDSMALFDTFSLFGKILSCKVVCNEKRPVGYGYVQFESAEAADLAKETLNGKLLNGRKVFIEYFKSREKRMAERSQRHKVLSKIFIKNFDEDLDNKKLKDIFKKFGPVANVRVVNDENGKSRFGFIKFVRNEDAQKAVDEMNGKELNGKTVYVGHTQSKAERQADLRYKHEQVNTHTHTHTHTHTHTHTYTHTSLTLPFLLQGLNLYVKNLDGHVDDECLRKEFLQFGTIISAKVI; from the exons ATGAACACAAATTCTGTGATAGCTGCACTATATGTGGGGGATCTGCACGCCAAAGTGACAGAGCCCATGCTTATAGAGAAGTTCAGTCCTGCAGGACCCATTCACTCCATCCGGCTGTGCAGGGACAGGATGACAGGCTCCTCACTTGGCTATGCGTACATCAATTTTTACCGTCGGGCCGATG CTGAGCGAGCACTGGAAATGCTCAACTTTGAGCTCCTCATGGGACAGCCCATGCGCCTAATGTGGTCCCAGAGGGATTCATCGCTGAGGAGCAGTGGCATTGGAAACTTGTTCATTAACAATTTGGACAAGTCAATTGACAGCATGGCCCTGTTTGACACCTTCTCCCTCTTTGGAAAGATCCTGTCGTGCAAG GTTGTTTGTAATGAGAAAAGACCAGTAGGGTATGGTTATGTCCAATTTGAATCTGCTGAGGCAGCGGATTTAGCGAAGGAGACACTAAACGGCAAACTACTGAACGGCCGTAAAGT GTTTATTGAATACTTTAAATCCCGTGAGAAGCGCATGGCTGAGAGGAGCCAGCGTCACAAAGTCCTCAGCAAGATCTTCATCAAAAACTTTGATGAGGACTTGGACAACAAGAAGCTGAAAGATATCTTCAAGAAGTTTG GTCCTGTGGCAAACGTTCGGGTTGTCAATGATGAGAACGGGAAGTCTAGATTTGGCTTCATAAAATTTGTGAGGAATGAGGATGCACAGAAG GCTGTGGATGAGATGAACGGGAAGGAGCTGAACGGTAAGACTGTGTATGTGGGCCACACACAGAGTAAAGCAGAGAGACAGGCTGATCTCCGGTATAAGCATGAgcaggtaaatacacacacacacacacacacacacacacacacacacacacatacatacacacacacaagtctgacTCTGCCCTTTCTGCTGCAGGGGCTGAACCTCTACGTGAAGAACCTGGATGGTCATGTGGATGATGAGTGTCTGCGTAAGGAGTTCCTGCAATTTGGAACCATAATCAGCGCAAAGGTCATTTAA